A stretch of DNA from Anaerobacillus isosaccharinicus:
CTAATAAAAATAGAGAGACTGATCAAAGCCAGCCTCTACTTCTTAAACTATTCGACTCTAATAACGATCGTCTTTGCCAAATAGTCATGTAATGCACGTTTTGCTTTTCCAGCTGCCATCAAGTACCCAATAAACAATATAAATGTAGAGATTGCTTTACCTATAATTTCTCTCAAAAACATTTTGCCTATTGTCACTGGTTCACCATCAATGGTAGTAACACGGATGCCAGTTATTTTCTTTCCAAAAGTTTGGCCATGATTTTTACTTTGAAACCAAACATAATAAACAAAAATTAACAAAAAGCTAATGAGTATATCTAGACCAGTATTTGCTGTTTCAGGATCAAAGCCACCTCCAATGATTGCTGATAAAGCAAATTGGATGATCCCAATAATAATTCCATCAATAAACATTGCCACAAATCGTATCCAAAAGCCTGCTCTTTCCATATGGCAACCTCCTTTAGTTGTTAAAGTTCCCAATGTTTTTTTCATTATTCATTTAGGAATTTCAGCTTTAAAAAACAAAAAAAGCAATCTCTGATTGAGATTGCAAAGTGATTTTTAGGTTTTGAAAAGACTAAATTTTCTTTTTAACATCTTCTCTTAAGGAATCAATTAGGTCCTCTGATAAGTTTGCTGGAAGTGATGTACCGTTTTCAAAGATCCAGGCATTCATCAGTTCCAAATCGCCTTTTTGAAAAGTAACCTTGTAATCTTTATTATTTTGAGTGAAAGTTGTTGTTACGTATTCTTCACCATGAAATTCTTCGTCGATAATCATCTCTTTTATCTCATATGATTTCACGTTACAATCCCCTTTTTGAACTTTAATAATAATAGAATTTACTATAAATAGTTTGTTATTCGGTTTTTTACATGAATCTACTCACTTAATTTGATTTTGATTAATTTATCATCATCATCTTGTGGGGTGCCTCGCCCATCCCGATTATTGGTTATTGTATACAATGTGTTCTCTTCGATTAATACATCACGCAGTCTTCCTCCATACTCATAAAATATAGACTCAGTTCGGTCAGTCAAATTGAACATTCGTATGTGTAATCCACGTAAATTGGCAACATATATCTTATTGTCTTTAATCGCAATTCCTGAAGGAGCCCAAGTTTCATCTCCTGAATGGAATAAAGGTGTAACCATGTTGGTTTCTTGCTGATCTCCTTTAATAATTGGCCAA
This window harbors:
- a CDS encoding RDD family protein, which codes for MERAGFWIRFVAMFIDGIIIGIIQFALSAIIGGGFDPETANTGLDILISFLLIFVYYVWFQSKNHGQTFGKKITGIRVTTIDGEPVTIGKMFLREIIGKAISTFILFIGYLMAAGKAKRALHDYLAKTIVIRVE